TCAGGCTGTTTTTCCCTGTGCGCCTTGTAATCAGCAAACTCTTCGTGACGAAATGTTTTTTCTTTGCGATCAAAAGTCACAGCAATGTACTCCGGTTTGAATTCTTTAACTGCCTTGAAAATTGTGGTAATGAAACCATAGACAGCATTTACTAATGTGCCATCTTTTGTCATCATCGGAGGCAGAGCATGAAACGCTCGGTGGAGTACCGCATTACCGTCAACTATTATAAATTTTTTCTTTTTTTTACTCATAATTATTTAGTGACAAACATCCTGTAAATTTTTTATTTTCCAAATATTATCAAACGCTTCTTTTGCTGATAACTTTTCATACAAGACTCGATAAACTTGCTCAGTAATTGGTAAATCTAATTTCATTTTTTCATTCAACTTATAAACAGACGGTACAATATTCATAGCCTCAACCACTTTTCCATTTAAACCGTTAATTATTTCATCAACGCTCAGCCCCTTTCCCAATTCTTGACCAAAAAATCTATTTCGACCGTGCTCAGACATGGCAGTAACTATTAAATCACCAACACCGGACAGTCCCATAAAAGTAATTGGTTTTGCCCCAAAATATTTACCAACTGAAGCCATTTCATTTAGCCCTCTAGAAATAATCGCTGACTTGGTGTTGACACCATAACCTAATCCATCACAAAATCCAGCGGCTACAGCAATAATATTTTTTAATGCACCGCCAAGCTCTACTCCAATAATATCATCATTGCAATAAACACGAAAATATTCTGTTTCCAAGATTTCTTTCACCTTTACTAAACAATGTTTACTTGAATGACCAATCACCGTCTTTGACGGAATTTCTTTAGCGACCTCCCAGGCAATGTTTGGACCAGACAAAGCAACAACTTCATGTTCCGTTCCCAATTCTTCTGTAATCACCTCGGATATTCTTTTATATGTTTCAGGTTCAAGCCCCTTTGATAATGTAACAACAGTTAACGGCTTATCAATAAACGGTTTTATCTTTTGAATAATTGATCTAGTAAATTTAGACGGCACAGCATTAACAATAATTTCTACGTCCTTAGTCAACTCTGAAAAATCATCAACTGCAATCAAATTTTCAGGTAGATCAAACTCAGGTAAATACAAATCATTGCGATGGACAGTATTAATACTTTTAATAACTTCTGGTTCATTTGCCCAAATTTTTACTGAATAATTTTTTTTAGCCAATAGGCTTGCAATCGAAGTCCCCCAGGCCCCAGCCCCCAAAACAGCAATATTCATAGATTTATCTTAATTATATTTAGTAAGCCCATTATATCATCTTCTCGCAAAAATAAAACCGCTCATTTTTATGAGCAGTTATTGTTATCCTTTTAGCCAAATGTAGCCGAAAGAGAGAATCCCCATTCCCACACTAATAATCAATAGTTCTAATTCCAGTTTTTGTTCTTCGCGGTCAAAACCACCTCTGATCCAGATAAAAGGGTAAATTATCGCAAAACCAGCGGCAATCAGAGACACTGCCGAAAAGAAGTTAATCATATTCGCAGCACTATTTATATAACCAGAAAAAATGAACAAGATTGTTGCCAACGCGATCGATACCTTTATAGCTTTTTTCTGTTCTAGCATTAAATCCTCCCGTTTGACTAACTAATTTAGCAAACATGACCGAAACTGTCAAGATTCAATTTAAAACTCCCACCTTTTAATAAAGATAGGAGTTTGTATTGTTAAATGAAACCTCTTTTAAGATCTGACATGTGCTGTAAATGTTCTTTCGAAACAAAAGTTCCTACTTGTAAATCCATCGCTAACAAAAGCTCTTTAATTTCTTTAAAACTTTTGCGACCAAGGCGTTTGATTTTCAAGAATTCTGTTTCGGTCTTAGCAATCAACTCGCCTACATAAACAATATTAGCGTTGTACAAACAATGAGCAGATCTCACACTCATTTCTATTTCTTGAACAGGTTTTAGTAATAGTTCAATTGGTATATCTTCAGAGCCAACCATTAACCTGCGAATCCGATGAGCAGCAATAACATCATCAACATGTTTATTCATGGGCAAGACCAACAAATCAAGCTTGCAGTTTCTAAATGCATACCACAATTTTCTTTTTGCGACTATCAAATCTCGCCTGATGCTTTGGCTACTTAATCTAAATTTCTTAGCAAGGACCTCAATCTTTTGCTTTTCTACTCCTAATCCAAAATAGGCACGTACCACAAAAGCCCTTCGTGATTCTAACAAATCAAGCGTAGCTTCAATTTCTTCTACTGCTATTGCTGGCCAAACTGGAGTGATCCTTCTACGTTCACCATTTAAAACGTGAGCATAAAGATCTTGGTGTAAATCGCCTT
This region of Candidatus Falkowbacteria bacterium genomic DNA includes:
- a CDS encoding NAD(P)-dependent glycerol-3-phosphate dehydrogenase → MNIAVLGAGAWGTSIASLLAKKNYSVKIWANEPEVIKSINTVHRNDLYLPEFDLPENLIAVDDFSELTKDVEIIVNAVPSKFTRSIIQKIKPFIDKPLTVVTLSKGLEPETYKRISEVITEELGTEHEVVALSGPNIAWEVAKEIPSKTVIGHSSKHCLVKVKEILETEYFRVYCNDDIIGVELGGALKNIIAVAAGFCDGLGYGVNTKSAIISRGLNEMASVGKYFGAKPITFMGLSGVGDLIVTAMSEHGRNRFFGQELGKGLSVDEIINGLNGKVVEAMNIVPSVYKLNEKMKLDLPITEQVYRVLYEKLSAKEAFDNIWKIKNLQDVCH